In Pseudophryne corroboree isolate aPseCor3 chromosome 7, aPseCor3.hap2, whole genome shotgun sequence, a single window of DNA contains:
- the LOC134944031 gene encoding cyclin-dependent kinase 5 activator 1-like, which yields MWNCMPIPCCRKARRPDEDSSGNHRTENSETARPAERRSLIARFRRFMSKWRKGKMGGTNITHLITESRKDSMLSCVDLPALIQASHDAPDKEPGRDQEVRSPAKSNMVQASTSDLFSCLMEFLCRRCKEFVELSPTYIALWITAVDNFLYQYWRNVSFITPTNLVFLYMLCREVMSSELLSEWELIASLSTCLYVSYAYVGSELSYPLMPFPVECSKEAFWSRCLYVINLMSAKMLRFHADPQYFAQVFEDLKAEGGQKDITSA from the coding sequence ATGTGGAACTGTATGCCAATTCCGTGCTGCCGCAAGGCGAGGCGGCCTGATGAGGACTCAAGTGGGAACCATCGCACTGAGAACAGCGAGACTGCAAGACCTGCCGAGAGACGTTCGCTCATTGCGCGATTTAGGAGATTCATGTCTAAGTGGAGGAAAGGCAAAATGGGTGGAACCAACATTACCCACCTCATCACTGAGAGCAGGAAGGATTCCATGCTATCCTGTGTGGATCTCCCAGCCTTAATACAGGCCTCACATGATGCTCCTGACAAGGAACCTGGTAGAGACCAGGAAGTGCGCTCACCTGCAAAATCCAATATGGTGCAGGCATCGACCAGCGACCTGTTCAGCTGTCTAATGGAGTTCCTCTGCCGCAGGTGTAAAGAATTTGTGGAGTTATCACCAACATATATTGCTCTATGGATAACCGCTGTTGACAACTTCCTCTATCAATACTGGCGGAATGTCAGTTTCATCACTCCGACCAATCTAGTGTTTCTCTACATGCTCTGCCGAGAGGTCATGTCATCCGAGCTGCTCAGCGAGTGGGAGCTAATCGCAAGTCTATCAACATGTCTGTATGTATCCTATGCATACGTGGGCAGTGAGCTCTCCTACCCACTGATGCCGTTCCCTGTTGAATGCTCGAAGGAAGCCTTTTGGAGTCGTTGCCTCTATGTTATCAACCTAATGAGTGCAAAGATGCTCCGCTTCCatgctgacccccagtattttgCCCAGGTCTTTGAGGATCTTAAAGCTGAGGGTGGACAGAAGGATATTACATCAGCTTAA